The following proteins come from a genomic window of Corallococcus sp. NCRR:
- a CDS encoding sigma-54-dependent transcriptional regulator, whose amino-acid sequence MKARVLVADDDAGVRYTLRGLLEDDGLTVEEAVDGEAALARLDSEPPVDLVLSDLRMPRMDGMELLRRVAARPHAPRVILITAHGSERHAVEAMKLGALDYFRKPFDVDDVLAVVRRALGRVRLEAENERLSGEVNLLRSLVFVSPSMARLALLIQRVGPRDVTVLITGESGTGKERVAEALVRASPRADKPYVRFNCAALTPELAEAELFGHSRGAFTGAVRARPGLFREASGGTLLLDEVGELALPLQAKLLRVLQEGEVRPVGEDRSFPVDVRVLAATHRDLPQRVAEGRFREDLYYRLKVVTLQVPPLRSRPEDIAALARHFLARHTERFHMPPVPLTPALLERLTAHPWPGNVRELENALESAVVLSADGTLDLELLPGGTSAPTHQAPAHTGTTLREKLDAHERELILAALAASKGQRTEAAKALGIGRATLHDKLRKHGLLNEGEEPER is encoded by the coding sequence ATGAAGGCCCGCGTGCTGGTAGCGGATGACGACGCGGGCGTGCGCTACACGCTGCGCGGCTTGCTGGAGGATGACGGGCTCACCGTGGAGGAAGCCGTGGACGGCGAGGCCGCGCTCGCGCGGCTGGACTCCGAGCCGCCCGTGGATCTGGTGCTCAGCGACCTGCGCATGCCGCGTATGGATGGCATGGAACTGCTCCGCCGCGTCGCCGCGCGTCCGCATGCGCCCCGCGTCATCCTCATCACCGCGCATGGCTCGGAACGTCACGCCGTGGAGGCGATGAAGCTGGGCGCGCTGGACTACTTCCGCAAACCCTTCGACGTGGACGACGTGCTGGCCGTGGTGCGCCGGGCGCTCGGGAGGGTCCGCCTGGAGGCGGAGAACGAGCGGCTGTCCGGCGAGGTGAACCTGCTGCGCTCGCTGGTCTTCGTGTCACCGTCGATGGCGCGGCTGGCCCTGCTGATCCAACGCGTAGGCCCTCGCGACGTCACCGTGCTGATCACAGGAGAGAGCGGCACCGGCAAGGAGCGCGTCGCAGAGGCCTTGGTGCGCGCCTCCCCGCGAGCGGACAAGCCCTACGTGCGTTTCAACTGTGCCGCCCTCACGCCGGAACTCGCGGAGGCGGAGCTCTTCGGCCATTCGAGAGGCGCGTTCACCGGTGCCGTGCGAGCCCGGCCCGGCCTCTTCCGCGAGGCCTCCGGAGGCACGCTGCTCCTGGACGAAGTGGGAGAGCTCGCGCTGCCCCTCCAGGCGAAGCTCCTGCGCGTCTTGCAGGAGGGCGAGGTGCGGCCCGTGGGCGAGGACCGCTCCTTCCCGGTGGACGTCCGCGTCCTGGCCGCCACCCACCGCGACCTGCCCCAGCGCGTGGCGGAGGGCCGCTTCCGCGAGGACCTCTACTACCGCCTCAAGGTCGTGACGCTCCAGGTGCCCCCGCTGCGAAGCCGCCCGGAGGACATCGCCGCGCTCGCGAGGCACTTCCTCGCCCGCCACACCGAGCGCTTCCACATGCCACCGGTGCCCCTGACGCCCGCCCTCCTGGAGCGCCTCACGGCCCACCCCTGGCCCGGCAACGTCCGTGAGTTGGAGAACGCCCTGGAGAGCGCCGTGGTGCTGTCCGCCGACGGGACCCTGGACCTGGAGCTGTTGCCCGGAGGCACCAGCGCGCCCACGCACCAGGCTCCGGCCCACACCGGCACCACCTTGCGCGAGAAGCTGGATGCGCACGAGCGCGAGCTCATCCTCGCGGCGCTCGCGGCGTCCAAGGGCCAGCGCACGGAGGCCG
- a CDS encoding sensor histidine kinase, translating to MHSPTQPTTAGIEQVQREAFSRLFRQVTRVLTVLSPLPVVMGSLGLIGDTAVWRRWCVALALALVVVGLGVVTAWRRQPVVTHESGRMLPLVAFPLFTVVNLSLGGLESPLIPLVLPVSLATAILFTPARARRWAGYLLALVGVQAAVTLTGTVEDLVPPLFGGGPRAGHNTALLLTMLAVTGFLVLWTNFVGTNLRRTFRGMVRTALDARDEALNAHEERVRSLTTLSGEIAHELKNPLASVKGLAAMIAREVEGRPAERLAVLRREVDRMQEILEGFLNFSRPLLPLNEAHVPLDGLCRQVAELHEGMAGERGVGLRVAEGPPVEAWCDARKVRQVLIDVVQNALDAAPRGTTVELQAWTSREGGGRVEVRDRGPGLADEVRERVFEPGITTKPHGSGLGLALSRALMRQHGGELNLRAREGGGCVAELSLPAAQSPRKEALP from the coding sequence TTGCATTCCCCAACCCAGCCCACGACCGCCGGAATCGAGCAGGTTCAACGCGAGGCGTTCTCGCGGCTGTTCCGCCAGGTGACGCGGGTGCTGACGGTCCTGAGTCCCCTGCCGGTGGTGATGGGTTCGCTGGGGCTCATTGGAGACACGGCGGTGTGGCGCCGGTGGTGCGTGGCGCTCGCGTTGGCGCTCGTGGTGGTGGGGCTGGGGGTCGTCACGGCGTGGCGGCGTCAGCCGGTGGTGACGCATGAGTCGGGCAGGATGTTGCCGCTGGTGGCGTTCCCCCTGTTCACGGTGGTGAACCTGTCACTGGGAGGACTGGAGAGTCCGCTCATTCCCCTGGTGCTGCCGGTGTCCCTGGCCACGGCCATCCTCTTCACGCCCGCGCGGGCCCGCAGGTGGGCGGGCTACCTGCTCGCGCTGGTGGGCGTGCAGGCGGCGGTGACGCTGACGGGCACGGTGGAGGACCTGGTGCCCCCGCTCTTCGGTGGAGGCCCGCGCGCGGGGCACAACACCGCGCTGCTCCTGACGATGCTCGCGGTGACGGGGTTCCTCGTCCTGTGGACGAACTTCGTCGGCACGAACCTGCGGCGCACGTTCCGGGGCATGGTGCGAACGGCGCTGGATGCACGGGATGAAGCACTGAACGCCCATGAGGAACGGGTGCGCTCGCTCACCACGCTGTCGGGAGAGATTGCCCACGAATTGAAGAACCCGCTGGCGAGCGTGAAGGGCCTGGCCGCGATGATTGCCCGCGAGGTGGAGGGCCGGCCCGCGGAGCGGCTCGCGGTGCTGCGCCGGGAGGTGGACCGGATGCAGGAGATCCTCGAAGGGTTCCTCAACTTCTCCCGGCCGTTGCTCCCGCTCAATGAAGCCCACGTGCCGCTGGATGGCCTGTGCCGGCAGGTGGCGGAGTTGCACGAGGGCATGGCGGGAGAGCGGGGCGTGGGGCTCAGGGTCGCGGAGGGGCCGCCGGTGGAGGCGTGGTGCGACGCGCGCAAGGTGCGGCAGGTGTTGATCGACGTGGTGCAGAACGCGCTGGACGCCGCGCCTCGGGGAACAACCGTGGAGCTCCAGGCATGGACGTCACGGGAAGGTGGCGGCCGGGTGGAGGTACGGGACCGGGGTCCCGGGCTCGCGGATGAGGTGCGTGAGCGCGTCTTCGAGCCGGGCATCACCACGAAGCCCCACGGCTCCGGCCTGGGCCTGGCCCTGTCGCGAGCGCTGATGCGCCAGCACGGCGGAGAGTTGAACCTGCGCGCCCGTGAGGGCGGAGGCTGCGTGGCGGAGCTGAGCCTCCCGGCCGCGCAATCACCGCGAAAGGAGGCCCTGCCATGA